A genomic window from Peromyscus maniculatus bairdii isolate BWxNUB_F1_BW_parent chromosome 1, HU_Pman_BW_mat_3.1, whole genome shotgun sequence includes:
- the LOC102925044 gene encoding olfactory receptor 10V1-like, which produces MEEENQTGVVYFHFRPFSTSSTIASLVFVGFLLLYLGSLIGNLTIGLTVWQDHSLHTPMYFFLFVLATLELGYSTNIAPLTLASILSMGKMLISLPSCGAQMFFFILLGGSDCVLLAIMAYDRYVAICHPLHYSLIMSWQLCRQMTLGSLGLGFLLSLPLTILICHLPFCGHNEIYHFFCDMPAVMHLACTDTHMHQAALFAISVAAVAIPFLLICLSYGCIVATILRMKSAEGKRRAFSTCSSHLLVVALQYGCCTLIYLRPSSSYTPEEGRAVSVVYTFFSPLLNPLIYSIRNQEVTDAIKRLLARMFWLRKPETLLPRKISHQTRRDGWKGSLP; this is translated from the coding sequence ATGGAGGAGGAAAATCAGACAGGAGTGGTATATTTCCACTTCCGCCCCTTTTCAACCAGCTCCACAATAGCTTCCCTGGTGTTTGTGGGCTTCTTGCTGCTGTATCTTGGAAGCCTCATTGGAAACCTCACCATCGGGCTCACCGTCTGGCAGGATCACTCCCTCCATACCCCAATGTACTTCTTCCTTTTTGTGTTGGCCACATTAGAGCTTGGCTATTCCACCAACATTGCTCCGTTGACTCTGGCTAGCATCCTCTCCATGGGGAAGATGCTTatctctctgcccagctgtggGGCTCAGATGTTCTTCTTCATCCTTCTAGGAGGATCTGATTGTGTCCTGCTTGCCATCATGGCCTATGACAGGTATGTGGCCATCTGTCACCCACTGCATTACAGCCTCATTATGAGTTGGCAGCTGTGCAGGCAGATGACTTTAGGTTCCCTGGGGCTGGGATTCCTGTTGTCATTGCCTTTGACCATTCTGATCTGCCACCTTCCATTCTGTGGCCACAATGAAATCTACCACTTCTTCTGTGACATGCCTGCAGTCATGCACCTGGCCTGTACAGACACCCACATGCACCAGGCAGCTCTCTTTGCCATCAGTGTGGCTGCAGTGGCCATTCCCTTTCTCCTTATCTGTCTCTCCTATGGTTGCATTGTGGCTACCATCCTGAGGATGAAGTCAGCCGAGGGGAAGCGCCGGGCCTTCTCCACCTGCTCCTCACACCTCCTCGTGGTTGCCCTGCAGTATGGGTGCTGCACCCTCATCTACCTTCGCCCCAGCTCCAGCTACACCCCAGAGGAAGGCCGGGCAGTATCTGTTGTCTATACCTTTTTCTCCCCATTGCTGAATCCCTTAATCTATAGCATAAGGAACCAAGAGGTGACTGATGCAATAAAAAGACTTTTGGCAAGAATGTTCTGGCTCAGGAAGCCGGAAACATTGCTTCCTAGGAAAATTAGTCACCAAACAAGGAGGGACGGATGGAAAGGAAGCTTACCATAA